A genomic region of Catalinimonas niigatensis contains the following coding sequences:
- the metX gene encoding homoserine O-acetyltransferase MetX: MHKEDKFHYTEIFKLESGKTLPGFQLHYTTFGTLNEARDNVIWVCHALTANSNFLDWWEGLFGKERLYDPDKHFVICANMLGSCYGSTGPLSINPENKKPYYHDFPQLTNRDMVRAFDLLRQALGIAHIHTLIGGSLGGQHALEWAIMQPERIKHLIQLCSNAQHSPWGIAFNESQRMSIAQDPSWQKDEAEAGMQGMATARSIALLSYRHYRTYQKTQSETSNEKLDHYKASSYQQYQGEKLVRRFNAFSYWVLSKTMDSHNVARERGSMKAALSQVKARSLFLGVSTDILFPVSEQQFLAEHVANAQLCIIDSDYGHDGFLIEISTLTDKIMRFYEKAKLKPAITDF; encoded by the coding sequence ATGCATAAGGAAGATAAATTTCATTATACTGAAATATTCAAGCTGGAGTCGGGAAAGACATTGCCCGGCTTTCAGCTTCATTACACTACTTTCGGTACACTGAACGAGGCGAGGGATAATGTGATTTGGGTTTGTCATGCCCTGACAGCCAATTCCAATTTCCTGGACTGGTGGGAAGGGTTGTTTGGTAAAGAAAGGTTATATGATCCGGATAAGCATTTCGTAATCTGTGCCAATATGCTGGGTTCCTGTTACGGATCAACCGGTCCTCTGTCTATCAATCCGGAAAACAAAAAACCTTATTATCATGATTTTCCACAACTGACGAATCGTGATATGGTCAGGGCTTTTGACTTGCTGCGGCAGGCACTTGGTATAGCACATATTCATACCCTGATAGGAGGTTCATTAGGTGGGCAACATGCCCTGGAATGGGCTATTATGCAACCTGAACGTATCAAGCATCTGATCCAGCTCTGTTCTAATGCCCAGCATTCTCCCTGGGGGATCGCTTTCAATGAATCCCAAAGAATGTCGATTGCCCAGGACCCAAGTTGGCAGAAAGATGAAGCTGAGGCTGGTATGCAAGGGATGGCCACTGCACGTTCTATTGCTTTACTGTCGTACCGTCATTACCGTACCTATCAGAAAACTCAGAGTGAAACCAGCAATGAAAAGCTGGATCATTATAAAGCATCTTCTTACCAGCAATACCAGGGAGAGAAACTGGTACGAAGGTTCAATGCTTTTTCCTATTGGGTTTTGTCCAAGACAATGGATTCCCATAACGTAGCCAGAGAAAGAGGGAGTATGAAAGCAGCTTTATCACAGGTCAAAGCGCGTTCCCTATTTTTGGGAGTATCTACCGACATCCTTTTTCCTGTAAGTGAGCAACAGTTTCTGGCAGAGCATGTGGCGAATGCGCAGTTATGTATTATTGACTCCGATTATGGGCATGATGGATTTCTGATTGAGATATCTACACTTACCGATAAGATCATGCGCTTTTATGAAAAAGCTAAACTAAAGCCTGCAATCACAGATTTTTAG
- a CDS encoding S-adenosylmethionine:tRNA ribosyltransferase-isomerase, protein MMNELMHLEAYDYPLPEERIARYPLKQRDHAKLLLYQQGNISDRVFHKLPELLPPHSHLFFNATKVIPARLFFQKPSTEQGAGANIEIFLLNPVAPSTIIGEAMLAKQQCSWHCMVGNKKKWKGDIVLQKTLTVNGQTLELSASLEDPEQQWVHFCWDQPEVSFVDIVEAAGLTPLPPYLRRDATEDDKARYQTVYSEKEGAVAAPTAGLHFTPEVLQKLGEKGIQKSYLTLHVSAGTFQPIKAQDIREHPMHAEQMVIHKSQVKSLLDKQGPIIAVGTTSMRTLESLYWYGVLLGKNPEAVFKIPKLIAYQDHAENNLSLQASMEQILGYMERHQLEQLIGETEIFIFPGYRFKVCEGLITNFHLPKSTLILLIATLVGKDWKRIYQHALQHDYRFLSYGDSSLLLPSP, encoded by the coding sequence ATGATGAATGAGCTTATGCATCTGGAAGCCTACGATTATCCACTACCGGAAGAACGCATCGCCCGTTATCCGTTAAAGCAGCGTGATCATGCCAAGCTTCTGCTGTATCAACAGGGCAACATCAGTGATCGGGTTTTTCATAAGCTTCCGGAATTACTTCCTCCTCACAGCCATCTTTTCTTTAATGCCACCAAGGTCATTCCTGCCCGCTTATTTTTTCAGAAGCCCTCCACAGAACAGGGGGCTGGTGCAAATATTGAAATCTTTCTACTGAACCCTGTGGCTCCCAGCACTATCATCGGAGAGGCTATGCTGGCTAAGCAACAATGTAGCTGGCACTGTATGGTAGGCAACAAAAAGAAGTGGAAAGGAGACATTGTCCTTCAAAAGACTTTGACAGTGAATGGTCAAACGCTGGAATTATCGGCTAGCCTGGAAGATCCGGAACAACAGTGGGTGCACTTCTGCTGGGATCAGCCGGAGGTATCTTTTGTAGATATTGTGGAAGCTGCCGGGCTTACGCCCCTCCCTCCTTATCTCAGGAGAGACGCTACTGAAGATGATAAAGCCCGGTATCAGACGGTGTATTCAGAAAAAGAGGGAGCAGTAGCCGCTCCTACTGCCGGACTTCACTTTACCCCTGAAGTACTACAAAAGCTTGGTGAAAAAGGGATTCAAAAAAGTTACCTCACGCTCCATGTAAGCGCAGGAACCTTCCAACCCATCAAAGCACAGGACATCCGGGAGCATCCTATGCATGCTGAGCAGATGGTGATCCACAAATCGCAGGTAAAGAGTTTATTGGATAAGCAAGGGCCGATCATTGCAGTGGGCACTACTTCTATGCGCACTCTGGAAAGTCTATACTGGTACGGTGTGCTACTGGGCAAAAATCCTGAGGCTGTTTTTAAAATTCCTAAACTGATTGCTTATCAGGATCATGCGGAAAACAACTTATCTTTACAAGCATCAATGGAGCAGATACTTGGGTATATGGAAAGACACCAACTGGAGCAACTTATTGGAGAAACAGAGATTTTTATCTTTCCCGGCTATCGGTTTAAAGTATGTGAAGGCTTGATCACCAACTTTCATCTTCCTAAGTCCACTTTGATTCTGCTCATTGCCACGCTGGTTGGGAAAGACTGGAAGCGTATTTATCAACATGCTTTGCAACATGATTACCGCTTCCTAAGCTATGGAGACTCTTCTCTGCTACTGCCTTCCCCTTGA
- a CDS encoding RNA polymerase sigma factor → MKQEQLVDQLRKKDREALSYLYDHYADAIYGVVQRIVGQNDVAEEVLQDAFMRYWEKIDQYDPAKGRLFTWMLRIARNLALDKLRSKGMKQQGKSDSISDNVGILDSKLYTETVTDPIGLESALKDLNEEQRFVVDKLYFRGYTQSELAKEYNIPLGTVKTRLRAAMVRLRKLIVP, encoded by the coding sequence GTGAAGCAGGAACAACTTGTAGATCAACTCCGAAAGAAAGACAGGGAAGCCCTGTCTTATCTGTACGACCATTATGCTGATGCTATTTATGGCGTAGTGCAGCGAATTGTCGGCCAAAATGATGTAGCAGAAGAAGTGCTACAGGATGCTTTTATGCGCTACTGGGAAAAAATAGATCAGTATGACCCTGCCAAAGGCAGGTTATTTACCTGGATGTTACGCATCGCACGGAACCTGGCGCTGGATAAGCTGCGTTCCAAAGGGATGAAGCAACAGGGTAAATCCGATAGCATCTCCGATAACGTAGGTATCCTTGACAGCAAACTATATACAGAAACCGTTACTGATCCCATAGGTCTGGAAAGTGCACTTAAAGACCTTAATGAAGAGCAGCGTTTTGTAGTAGACAAGCTTTATTTTCGTGGTTATACCCAATCAGAACTGGCTAAAGAGTATAACATTCCTTTAGGTACGGTGAAAACCCGCTTGAGGGCGGCTATGGTCAGGCTTAGAAAATTAATTGTGCCATGA
- a CDS encoding LiaF transmembrane domain-containing protein, translated as MAEHSRKPDSRIIVGFIFVLVGAYLLLYNLNLLPFDLPSYVLSWKTLLIAVGLLLISTRDNKGGGITLIVVGGVFLVADILDITIGELISEVWLFWPAIFIIIGLSLLLRRSREKKTENEEGFRRHESNDEYFEVSAVLGGNKRIAYSHHFRGAKVTAILGGIDINLLNTRLAPGRHEIDVFILFGGATFIIPNDWNVKLDITPIAGSFDDKRTIPQAFIPNTEKALIIKGVVLFGGGEIKSS; from the coding sequence ATGGCAGAGCATTCCAGAAAACCGGATAGTCGTATTATTGTAGGTTTTATTTTTGTTCTTGTAGGAGCTTATCTACTCCTTTATAATTTAAACCTGCTTCCCTTTGACCTGCCCAGTTACGTTCTTTCATGGAAAACCCTGCTCATCGCTGTTGGCTTGCTATTAATCAGTACCCGAGATAATAAAGGAGGAGGCATCACTTTGATCGTCGTAGGAGGTGTCTTTTTAGTAGCTGATATATTGGATATTACCATAGGAGAGCTTATCTCTGAAGTATGGTTATTCTGGCCAGCTATTTTTATTATCATCGGGCTCTCTCTATTGTTGAGACGTTCGCGGGAAAAAAAAACTGAAAATGAGGAGGGTTTCAGAAGACATGAATCTAATGATGAATATTTTGAAGTATCAGCAGTACTGGGAGGAAACAAAAGAATTGCTTATTCTCATCATTTCCGGGGCGCCAAGGTCACTGCTATTCTGGGGGGCATCGACATTAATTTATTAAACACCAGACTTGCCCCCGGCAGACATGAAATTGATGTTTTTATACTTTTTGGCGGAGCTACTTTTATCATACCAAATGATTGGAATGTAAAACTTGACATCACACCCATCGCGGGTAGTTTTGATGATAAAAGAACAATTCCACAAGCCTTTATTCCTAATACTGAAAAAGCATTAATTATCAAAGGAGTTGTGCTCTTTGGCGGGGGAGAAATCAAAAGTTCTTAA
- a CDS encoding DUF192 domain-containing protein — protein MSKPDQGPNPPHEEKVTNISSARKMLVVLAVVAVIVALVYWLGDDNNEVTYIPDEPAEEPNFVKEGELFFLGNDTSDTLASIAIEVADDNEQRSQGLMYRTSMPDSTGMLFIFERAQAQNFWMKNTKIPLDIMYVDTDSTIFMIYKSVMPYSEKSIPSVDDALYVVEVNGGFSNRYNIEEGDRITFELIP, from the coding sequence ATGAGCAAGCCTGACCAGGGGCCTAACCCGCCCCATGAAGAGAAAGTAACCAATATATCCTCCGCCCGCAAAATGCTGGTCGTACTCGCTGTAGTAGCAGTCATTGTTGCCTTGGTATACTGGCTAGGAGATGATAACAATGAAGTGACCTATATACCTGATGAACCTGCGGAAGAGCCCAACTTTGTAAAAGAAGGAGAACTATTTTTTTTGGGTAATGATACTTCCGATACATTAGCAAGTATTGCTATTGAAGTAGCTGATGACAATGAACAGAGAAGCCAGGGATTGATGTATCGTACTAGCATGCCCGACTCTACTGGAATGCTTTTTATCTTTGAAAGGGCACAAGCGCAAAATTTTTGGATGAAGAATACCAAAATTCCATTAGATATCATGTATGTAGATACCGATTCTACCATTTTTATGATTTATAAATCTGTCATGCCTTATTCTGAAAAATCAATACCATCTGTTGATGATGCACTGTATGTAGTAGAAGTAAATGGAGGATTCAGCAACCGCTACAATATTGAAGAAGGAGACAGGATTACATTTGAACTGATTCCTTGA
- a CDS encoding serine hydrolase domain-containing protein, with translation MVEFFACQPQDKVAFNEDVDGIFAPWDHELSPGCALAVIHKGEVVYTKGYGMADLEHGIPITPESVFYIGSVSKQFVATALVLLEEEGKLSLDDNIREYIPELPDYGHPISIRHLIHHTSGFRDNLTLWELSGRSMIDDIPEDEIFALICRQQGLNFIPGVDFSYSNTCYFLMSMIIERVSGQNLRAYAEERIFSPLGMKHSQFNDDNHRIIKNRAFGYTQLAEDSIGNLIMRFDLVGSGGLYSSVKDLYLWDQNFYHNQLGKRGQTLIEQLQTNGKYSNGEEVNYAFAMINGEYRGLRTIHHTGSMGGYRSMYLRFPNEQFSVIILGNIDNLDPLNRAYEVASIFLKDKLSPEKEVMSTSDEPETSQNQSDYPETELNKFVGSYHSPELNATYHLEIAQNQKNILMQTIKQKPVILHISGSNILSDNTYKLDFNKNYQTFNMNYAGTSGIIFKKVAYSTLNE, from the coding sequence ATGGTAGAATTTTTTGCCTGTCAACCTCAGGACAAAGTTGCTTTTAATGAAGATGTAGATGGAATCTTTGCACCGTGGGATCATGAGTTATCACCGGGATGTGCCCTGGCTGTAATTCATAAAGGAGAAGTCGTCTATACCAAAGGATACGGGATGGCTGATCTGGAGCATGGCATCCCTATTACTCCTGAGTCTGTTTTTTATATTGGTTCTGTCTCAAAACAGTTTGTAGCCACTGCATTGGTTCTTTTAGAAGAAGAAGGCAAACTATCACTTGACGATAACATACGAGAGTACATACCCGAACTTCCTGATTACGGTCATCCTATCAGCATTCGTCACCTAATTCATCATACCAGTGGCTTTCGTGATAACCTTACGCTTTGGGAACTCAGCGGAAGGAGTATGATAGATGACATCCCTGAAGATGAAATCTTTGCGTTGATCTGCCGGCAACAAGGACTCAATTTTATTCCCGGTGTAGACTTTTCATATAGTAATACCTGCTACTTTCTGATGTCCATGATTATTGAAAGAGTCAGCGGACAAAATTTACGGGCGTATGCCGAAGAACGTATTTTCTCTCCTTTAGGGATGAAACATTCTCAATTTAACGATGACAATCATCGGATTATTAAAAACAGAGCTTTCGGCTACACCCAACTGGCAGAAGATAGCATTGGCAACCTGATTATGCGTTTTGATCTGGTGGGTTCAGGTGGATTGTATAGCAGCGTAAAAGATCTTTATCTATGGGATCAAAATTTTTATCATAATCAGTTGGGTAAACGTGGGCAGACACTGATTGAACAATTACAAACCAACGGAAAATACAGCAATGGAGAAGAGGTGAACTATGCTTTTGCCATGATCAATGGGGAATACCGTGGGCTCAGAACAATCCATCATACCGGATCTATGGGTGGGTACCGATCCATGTACTTACGCTTTCCTAATGAGCAATTCTCTGTAATTATTTTGGGAAACATTGATAATCTTGATCCTCTTAATCGGGCTTATGAAGTAGCTTCTATATTCTTGAAGGATAAATTATCACCTGAAAAAGAAGTAATGTCTACTTCTGATGAACCCGAAACTTCTCAAAATCAATCTGATTATCCGGAGACTGAGTTGAATAAATTTGTAGGCTCATACCATAGCCCTGAACTAAATGCAACCTATCACCTTGAAATAGCGCAAAACCAAAAAAATATTTTAATGCAAACCATCAAACAAAAGCCTGTTATTCTTCATATTTCAGGCAGTAATATATTGAGTGATAATACTTACAAACTAGATTTTAATAAAAATTATCAAACATTTAATATGAATTATGCTGGCACTTCCGGAATTATTTTCAAAAAAGTTGCTTATAGTACTTTAAATGAATAA
- a CDS encoding CotH kinase family protein: MLIKRKNSYRTYIYFSFAIFFFFLGFYLWLDKAKNKFTITYDVQADDSIINVIVKDAAFIGQKPVYTFVNESSLEKMIKVEGAHYQPLQSSAHLPNYPAPQQDSVSFPEVAVLAISPTVKPEYYWNEAQFKTFLKDSLPLQVVSLVGPKSIFFGEEGLYSVKDNYSEKANPEHILHFELLSSKGDLIVSSNANAHVAGKSTKKLPLKSLDLHFEGSPLNSQDIFNDGVPKKMYSLRLRSAGNDFLLAYMRDVVVSELAKSTHMVPLNYKPVVVFINGEYWGIQYLREHISAQNILAMHPHLTREQVVLGELHENRSISNTNGFDYKMEKLMDFIETEELNLPENYERLTQLLNLDNFIDYIVVQTFISNTDWPHNNVKGVFLADQLHFLLYDTDFAFNFPLFYKRHTDDIFNMPDWYYGFDALSQNYFDSLDHHLPSHVGRIYTVLTRYRFFREHFINRYHELLEDEFSQSRIEKTVADIRTQIKPLMPSHIARWGYPKSMESWILHTQQIISFSAERRKYVLEQLNQHEQLFAKANQGEGSSREESP; encoded by the coding sequence ATGCTCATTAAAAGAAAGAATAGCTACCGCACATATATATACTTTTCTTTTGCCATTTTTTTCTTTTTTCTGGGTTTTTATCTGTGGTTAGATAAGGCTAAAAACAAATTTACGATCACTTACGATGTACAAGCAGATGATTCAATAATCAATGTGATCGTAAAAGATGCTGCCTTTATTGGACAGAAACCAGTGTATACTTTTGTAAATGAAAGCAGCCTGGAGAAAATGATTAAGGTAGAAGGAGCTCATTATCAACCCCTTCAATCGTCTGCCCATCTGCCCAATTATCCTGCACCTCAACAGGATTCAGTATCTTTTCCTGAAGTAGCTGTTCTGGCTATTTCTCCTACTGTAAAACCTGAATATTATTGGAATGAAGCGCAATTTAAAACTTTTTTAAAAGATAGCCTTCCATTACAGGTGGTATCGCTGGTAGGACCTAAGTCCATTTTTTTTGGGGAAGAAGGGCTTTATTCTGTCAAAGATAATTACTCAGAAAAAGCTAATCCTGAGCACATCTTACATTTTGAACTACTTAGCAGTAAAGGAGATTTAATTGTTTCTTCAAATGCAAATGCCCATGTGGCAGGTAAGAGTACCAAAAAGCTGCCACTGAAGTCTTTAGATTTACACTTCGAAGGCTCCCCCTTAAACAGCCAGGATATATTTAATGATGGTGTACCAAAAAAAATGTACTCATTAAGACTGAGAAGTGCAGGAAATGATTTTTTGCTAGCCTACATGAGAGATGTGGTGGTGAGCGAACTCGCTAAATCAACGCATATGGTACCGTTGAATTATAAGCCTGTAGTTGTATTTATCAATGGAGAATATTGGGGAATACAGTATTTAAGAGAACATATCAGCGCACAGAATATTTTAGCCATGCATCCTCATCTCACCAGAGAGCAGGTGGTTCTGGGAGAGTTACACGAAAACAGATCCATTTCAAATACTAATGGGTTTGATTACAAAATGGAAAAACTGATGGATTTTATAGAAACCGAAGAGCTGAATCTGCCTGAAAATTATGAGCGGCTTACCCAACTACTGAATTTAGATAATTTCATAGATTACATTGTGGTTCAGACCTTTATTAGTAATACCGATTGGCCCCATAATAATGTAAAGGGAGTTTTCCTGGCAGACCAGCTTCATTTTCTTCTTTATGATACTGATTTTGCTTTCAATTTCCCACTTTTTTATAAAAGGCATACAGATGATATTTTTAATATGCCTGACTGGTACTACGGATTTGACGCGCTAAGCCAAAATTATTTTGATTCTCTTGACCACCATTTGCCCAGTCATGTAGGGAGAATATATACTGTGTTGACAAGGTATCGTTTTTTCCGGGAACACTTTATCAATAGGTATCATGAACTATTAGAAGATGAGTTTTCGCAATCGCGGATTGAAAAAACAGTAGCCGATATAAGGACGCAAATCAAGCCGTTGATGCCCAGTCATATTGCCCGTTGGGGATATCCCAAAAGCATGGAAAGCTGGATTTTACACACCCAGCAAATCATAAGTTTTAGTGCAGAGAGACGGAAGTATGTGTTAGAACAACTGAATCAACATGAACAGCTCTTTGCCAAAGCCAATCAAGGGGAAGGCAGTAGCAGAGAAGAGTCTCCATAG
- a CDS encoding polyphosphate polymerase domain-containing protein has protein sequence MYRFERKFIVDNPHFPLDIFIRTLKIPFKEVYHPRIINNVYFDTQELQAYKDNIVGKAERKKLRLRWYDEKNAEIYKPKLEYKIKKSLLGIKKTYSIMPVNHRDELLNKDAIYRNFRASELPLQVMDDLLGRIPVLINQYHRKYYASLDGKVRITVDSDISFRRFNFYANRGFIKAQVPVIVEVKYDQDDEEYGRQIGQMLPFRMTKFSKYQIGIEKTYTYYAH, from the coding sequence ATGTATAGATTTGAAAGAAAGTTCATCGTAGATAACCCTCATTTTCCACTTGATATTTTTATCAGAACTTTAAAAATTCCTTTTAAAGAAGTTTATCATCCCAGAATAATCAATAATGTTTATTTTGATACTCAGGAATTACAAGCCTACAAAGATAATATTGTAGGAAAGGCAGAGAGGAAAAAGTTGCGCCTACGATGGTATGATGAGAAGAATGCCGAGATTTATAAACCAAAATTGGAGTATAAGATCAAAAAATCGCTTTTAGGCATCAAGAAAACCTATTCAATTATGCCGGTAAATCATCGGGATGAACTTTTAAACAAAGACGCTATCTACAGGAACTTCAGAGCATCTGAGTTACCTCTTCAGGTAATGGACGATCTGTTAGGGCGCATCCCGGTATTAATCAACCAGTATCACAGAAAATATTATGCTTCATTAGATGGAAAAGTTCGTATTACTGTAGATTCTGATATTTCATTCAGAAGATTTAATTTTTATGCGAACAGAGGTTTTATCAAAGCACAGGTACCTGTTATCGTTGAGGTAAAATACGATCAGGATGATGAGGAATATGGTAGACAAATAGGGCAAATGCTTCCTTTTAGAATGACAAAATTCTCAAAATATCAAATTGGTATAGAGAAAACCTACACCTATTATGCTCATTAA
- a CDS encoding SIMPL domain-containing protein — translation MLTGVCLLATGMSFAQTNKEEFIKKIEVYGRAEREVTPDEIYFSITLKEYLNDNKQKVEIDKLERELYNAVRKIGIRDEDFQIENVFGYNQDWYPRDKKKDREDFLAQKQYRIKFIELDKINRLFEYLDPKGIQQANISEYSHSQIEQYRRDLKIEALRNAKEKADYLLTGIGENRGEVLEVQEINNGYQPPIMYKARNMAMMESADSGAMDSPSIDFQKIKIESEVRAVFRIN, via the coding sequence ATGCTCACTGGAGTATGCCTTCTGGCTACCGGGATGAGCTTTGCCCAAACCAATAAGGAAGAGTTTATAAAAAAAATAGAGGTATATGGACGGGCTGAGCGGGAAGTTACCCCCGACGAGATTTACTTTTCTATTACACTTAAGGAATACCTTAATGATAATAAGCAGAAAGTAGAAATTGACAAACTGGAAAGAGAACTTTACAATGCTGTCCGCAAAATTGGTATCAGGGATGAGGACTTCCAGATAGAAAATGTATTTGGTTATAATCAGGATTGGTATCCGCGGGATAAGAAAAAAGACCGCGAAGATTTTCTGGCCCAAAAGCAGTATCGCATCAAGTTTATAGAACTGGATAAAATCAACCGTCTTTTTGAATATCTGGACCCGAAAGGAATTCAGCAGGCCAACATCTCAGAGTATTCACATTCTCAGATTGAGCAGTATCGCCGTGACCTGAAGATTGAAGCACTTCGTAATGCCAAAGAAAAAGCAGATTATCTATTGACAGGCATTGGTGAAAATAGGGGAGAGGTACTGGAAGTACAGGAAATCAACAACGGATATCAGCCTCCGATCATGTATAAAGCACGCAATATGGCGATGATGGAGTCAGCTGATTCAGGAGCGATGGATTCTCCCAGTATTGATTTTCAGAAGATTAAAATTGAATCTGAAGTGAGGGCAGTGTTTAGGATCAACTAA
- a CDS encoding DUF4956 domain-containing protein, with translation MSDLISYLREINSMISSMEGGRLIRNIILTAISVEIIALVYIKFGNAISDKKSFAKNFFLISVTTMLVITFIKGSLALSLGLVGALSIIRFRTAIKEPEELAFLFLTIGIGLGYGAGYVALTVLALGMILFIIFIKWAVAKKTDNQNLFINFATVKEENFNADDLIELLKEHTSTLKLKRYDESRGRFEATFNATFSDIKKLNQCKTIILSRFPESDLTYVEVENY, from the coding sequence ATGAGTGATTTAATAAGCTATTTACGTGAAATTAATAGCATGATATCTTCTATGGAAGGGGGGAGATTAATTAGGAACATCATCCTTACTGCTATTTCAGTAGAGATTATAGCACTGGTCTATATCAAATTTGGCAATGCTATCTCTGATAAGAAATCGTTTGCAAAGAATTTCTTTTTAATCTCAGTAACTACCATGTTGGTGATTACTTTTATCAAAGGCTCCCTGGCTCTTTCATTGGGGTTAGTAGGCGCATTATCTATCATACGTTTCAGAACCGCCATCAAAGAGCCAGAGGAACTGGCTTTTTTGTTTCTTACAATAGGCATAGGGTTGGGTTATGGAGCAGGATATGTAGCACTGACAGTATTAGCCTTAGGCATGATTCTTTTCATCATATTCATCAAGTGGGCTGTTGCCAAAAAGACTGATAATCAAAACCTGTTTATCAATTTTGCGACTGTCAAAGAAGAAAACTTTAATGCGGATGATTTGATAGAATTGCTGAAAGAGCATACCTCAACACTTAAACTGAAGCGCTATGATGAGTCGAGAGGACGGTTTGAAGCCACTTTCAACGCTACCTTTTCAGATATCAAAAAGTTAAATCAATGCAAAACCATTATTCTGTCGCGCTTTCCCGAAAGTGATCTGACTTATGTTGAAGTGGAAAATTATTAA
- a CDS encoding O-acetylhomoserine aminocarboxypropyltransferase/cysteine synthase family protein — protein sequence MAETRKFETLQLHAGQEPDPTTGARAVPLYQTTSYNFKNADHGANLFALKEFGNIYTRIMNPTTDVFEQRMAALEGGVAALAVASGQAAQFIALNNICDVGDNIVSTNYLYGGTYNQFKIAFKRVGIQVRFVQGDSVADYEKQIDEKTKAIYLETIGNPEFNIPDFDAIAALAKKHDIPLVVDNTFGTGGYLFRPIEHGAAIVTASATKWIGGHGTSIGGVIIDSGNYNWGNGKFPQFSEPSEGYHGMVFSEVFGVNNPLGLPNIAFAIRARVEGLRDFGPALSPFNSFLLLQGLETLSLRVDRTVSNALELAQWLEQHPEVESVNYPGLKSSKYHELAKKYLKRGFGGVLTFKLKGDLERAKKFVNSLKLVSHLANVGDAKTLIIHPASTTHSQLSEAEQANSGVHPTQLRISAGIEHIDDIKEDLTQAFKQISETVLV from the coding sequence ATGGCAGAAACTCGCAAATTTGAAACTCTACAACTGCATGCCGGACAAGAACCTGATCCTACTACCGGCGCCAGAGCAGTACCTTTGTACCAAACTACTTCTTATAACTTTAAGAATGCAGATCATGGAGCCAATCTTTTTGCCCTGAAGGAGTTTGGTAACATTTATACCCGCATCATGAACCCCACCACCGATGTGTTTGAGCAGCGTATGGCTGCCCTTGAAGGTGGTGTTGCTGCCCTGGCAGTAGCTTCAGGGCAAGCAGCTCAGTTTATTGCCCTGAACAACATTTGCGATGTCGGAGACAATATTGTGTCTACCAACTATCTCTATGGTGGTACTTACAATCAATTCAAGATTGCTTTCAAACGGGTAGGCATTCAGGTGCGTTTCGTGCAGGGAGATAGTGTGGCTGATTATGAAAAACAGATTGACGAAAAAACCAAAGCGATCTACTTAGAAACCATCGGGAATCCTGAATTTAATATTCCTGACTTTGATGCCATCGCTGCTCTTGCCAAAAAGCACGACATTCCTTTGGTCGTGGATAATACCTTTGGAACAGGAGGCTACCTCTTCCGTCCTATTGAACATGGGGCTGCAATTGTTACGGCTTCGGCTACCAAGTGGATCGGCGGACATGGCACCAGCATCGGTGGGGTAATCATTGATTCAGGTAACTACAATTGGGGTAATGGCAAATTTCCTCAGTTTTCTGAGCCTTCGGAAGGTTACCATGGCATGGTGTTTTCTGAAGTCTTTGGAGTAAATAATCCTTTGGGCTTACCAAATATTGCTTTTGCTATTCGTGCCCGGGTAGAAGGCTTACGTGATTTTGGCCCGGCCTTAAGCCCATTCAATTCATTCCTATTACTTCAGGGTCTGGAGACCCTCTCTTTGAGAGTTGACAGAACGGTAAGCAACGCATTGGAACTGGCCCAGTGGCTGGAGCAGCATCCTGAAGTAGAGAGTGTGAACTATCCCGGCCTCAAGTCCAGTAAATACCATGAGTTAGCCAAAAAATACCTGAAGCGTGGATTTGGAGGTGTGTTAACTTTCAAACTGAAAGGTGATCTGGAAAGAGCTAAGAAATTTGTCAATAGCTTGAAACTGGTAAGTCATCTGGCAAATGTAGGGGATGCTAAAACACTGATCATTCACCCTGCATCTACTACCCATTCTCAGCTATCCGAAGCAGAGCAAGCCAACTCAGGAGTGCATCCTACGCAGCTTCGTATATCAGCAGGTATAGAGCATATTGATGACATCAAAGAAGATTTAACTCAGGCATTTAAACAAATATCAGAAACTGTACTGGTATAA